One Mugil cephalus isolate CIBA_MC_2020 chromosome 10, CIBA_Mcephalus_1.1, whole genome shotgun sequence genomic window carries:
- the dennd4a gene encoding C-myc promoter-binding protein isoform X2: protein MMEDKGPRVADYFVVAGLTDSSKPLEEDLHFDDAGPKSVKPKAPITDVAVVIRSLGEEVPPGFTCVESTPSGLSAELNGASLRGPQIFLCFKRGRDKPPLTDLGILYEWKEKLKPGCHIVQTTPSGRPANISSSSSQRIYITYRRAPKSQPHTSLAVTDVCIIIPGKGETPPHTFCKVDKNLNSSMWGSSVYLCYKKSLAKANAIAYKAGLLCRYPEEDYESFPLPESVPMFCLPMGAMIECWPAHTKHSLPVFSTFVLTGASGEKVYGAAIQFYEPYSEENLSERQRSQLGLPSSDLGPDGTRSVYSNKSICLLSHWPFFQSFRSFLTFLYRYSISGPHALPIEKHISHFMQNVPFPSTQRPRILVQLSPHDSLILSQPVSSPLPLSGGSLSTLLLNLGPKNAATLLVLAVTEHKILVHSLRPAVLTSVTEALVSMIFPFHWPCPYIPLCPLALADVLSAPCPFIVGMDSRYFDLYVPPTDISCVDLDTNTISHKDDKKALTWKILPRRACKHLLNTLNKLHQQLTEGGQLSREDVQMDHTVTDSELDSGKSLHTLELEIQEAFLRFMAAILRGYRSYLLPITQAPSEKTTDASSLFDIQGFLKSRDRSHQRFYSLMTKTQMFSRFIEECSFVSDKDASLAFFDECVDKMDSERPEDARLIELDESHRSEHTVYINPPELPPLPQGEEHPLRYSYSGFPVLNAELLEPLEGPNPSSASIASRHSSPASPTAIFRRSKQEIKSAQRMAKTYSSMPQMWSKCLLRHCYGLWFICLPGFVGNCHSKVRALRTAYDVLRKMQDKKLQAPDEVCYRVLLQLCGQYSQPVLAVRVLFEMKKAGVQPNAITYGYYNKAVLESTWPSTTRGGYFLWGKLRNVILGVLQFKQAGKKQQTLHRDPQLSDGSDLDTVSHGSLDSANDSAERTSIDTDFTKMDSSDDGFSTGGQSDQGYDSLSKEEERSCGRDTDGAALAEDKGPRQSSGSSRLASSPSSDTLLCGVLPKTERPKSLDLSGGSLRLNVPLLGSAKQHHLASDRLHGVEEEGTEADKKRPRAERSVSCSSAVERTGVEAGFDPLSQMAAATSQGCDRDNSSTPTARRDLAEEIESYMNNGNSPLNSRAPSMDLQNPSSPLFRPASSPNTSPRPSALLRSNTHLPLLVKSKERLRPSPSLPLGVCAKDRERPPSLISPSSPSPSASSFSMDSLFTPTLDIFRSSVISAGKGVAEKASRLYSRLSSQSSLTQDLNCDGMSVSSLTSAEAECSSLLDNDSCLDPDAFTSPQHGSVSRVRRSPVGTYAPNLGSPNTPNRVFRHNSFSGGLAIPSKAPHTPDSSPDTSRFQPMPSYTIEVLMSSCSLCKTCDCLVYDEEIMAGWTANDSNLNSTCPFCGTAFLPFLNVEIKDLRPQSRSSKKSNPVKEEDTSAPLGPEANTSVADCEAQSSAAPLQRQESSSSVAPPPPSAPASTSPVTVPYLSPLVLWKELESLLVNEGDQALSSPSVVDHHPIVFWNLVWYFKRLELPSNLPALILASQHCSHGDETPQVVSSEDSKQVLVRIMWDNLKLHQDKVQPCYVLWNTHCASSLVRSGLCEEGQLFTVELLQGFVRSIKKSDVYQPMSQIIQQLGPELGFKRQRSLYRDLLFLALGALGKNNININAFDREYKLAYDRLTPNQVKLTHNCDRPPGAGVMECRKTFGEPSL, encoded by the exons ATGATGGAGGATAAAGGGCCTCGTGTAGCCGACTACTTTGTGGTTGCCGGCCTCACCGACTCATCCAAGCCCCTTGAGGAGGATCTGCACTTTGATGATGCCGGCCCCAAGTCAGTGAAACCCAAAGCCCCCATCACCGACGTTGCTGTGGTGATCCGCTCCCTTGGTGAAGAGGTGCCCCCGGGCTTCACTTGCGTGGAAAGCACCCCCTCTGGCCTCTCCGCCGAGCTCAATGGAGCCAGCCTCAGAGGCCCACAGATCTTCTTGTGCTTCAAGCGAGGCAGAGATAAGCCTCCGCTGACGGATCTTGG GATCCTGTATGAGTGGAAAGAGAAGCTGAAGCCTGGATGTCACATCGTCCAGACCACACCCTCAGGTCGCCCTGCCAACATCAGCAGCTCGTCCTCCCAACGCATCTACATCACCTACCGCCGCGCTCCAAAGAGCCAGCCCCACACTTCGCTGGCTGTCACTGATGTCTGCATCATCATTCCCGGCAAGGGGGAGACGCCCCCTCACACTTTCTGCAAGGTGGACAAGAACCTCAACAGCAGCATG TGGGGATCCTCAGTCTACCTTTGTTATAAGAAGTCTCTGGCTAAAGCCAACGCCATTGCCTACAAAGCAG GTCTGTTGTGTCGTTATCCCGAAGAGGACTACGAGTCCTTCCCGCTGCCTGAGTCAGTGCCTATGTTCTGCCTGCCCATGGGCGCAATGATCGAGTGCTGGCCAGCGCACACCAAACACTCCCTGCcagttttttccacatttgtacTAACGGGGGCCTCTGGAGAAAAG GTGTATGGAGCAGCCATCCAGTTCTATGAGCCCTACTCAGAGGAGAACCTGTCTGAGCGCCAGCGCTCGCAGCTCGGCCTGCCAAGCTCTGATCTCGGACCCGATGGGACGAGAAGTGTTTACAGCAACAAGAGTATCTGCCTACTCTCCCACTGGCCCTTCTTCCAGTCCTTCAGGAGCTTTCTGACTTTCCTCTACCGATACTCCATCTCTGGACCACATGCACTGCCAATTGAAAA GCACATCTCTCACTTCATGCAAAATGTGCCGTTTCCCTCCACTCAGAGACCCCGCATCCTGGTGCAG CTGTCTCCGCATGACAGCCTGATCCTGAGCCAACCTGTGTCCTCTCCACTGCCTCTTAG CGGCGGGAGCCTCTCGACGTTACTGCTGAACCTGGGCCCAAAAAATGCAGCCACCCTGCTCGTTTTGGCTGTCACAGAGCACAAGATCCTAGTTCATTCCCTGCGTCCAGCTGTACTCACCAGTGTTACTGAGGCCCTCGTGTCT ATGATCTTTCCTTTCCATTGGCCGTGTCCCTACATCCCTCTGTGCCCACTGGCTTTGGCAGATGTGCTAAGTGCACCGTGTCCTTTCATCGTGGGCATGGATTCCAGATACTTTGACCTTTATGTGCCACCAACTGACATCAGCTGCGTGGATCTGGACACCAACACCATCTCGCA CAAGGACGACAAGAAGGCTTTAACGTGGAAAATCCTGCCCAGGAGAGCCTGCAAACATCTTCTCAATACCCTGAATAAGCTCCATCAGCAGCTCACAGAAG GTGGACAGTTAAGCCGTGAAGACGTGCAGATGGACCACACGGTGACTGACAGCGAGCTTGACAGTGGAAAAAGCCTCCACACTCTAGAGCTGGAGATTCAGGAGGCCTTCCTGCGGTTCATGGCAGCCATCCTACGAGGCTACCGCTCTTACCTGCTGCCCATCACCCAAGCACCGTCCGAGAAGACCACCGATGCCAGCTCTCTTTTTGACATCCAAG GTTTTCTGAAGAGCAGGGACCGCTCCCATCAGAGGTTTTATTCCCTCATGACCAAGACGCAAATGTTCAGCCGTTTCATAGAGGAGTGCTCCTTTGTCAGCGATAAAGACGCCAGCCTGGCTTTCTTTGATGAGTGCGTGGATAAG ATGGACAGCGAGCGGCCAGAGGACGCCAGACTAATTGAACTGGATGAATCCCACCGCAGTGAGCACACGGTCTACATCAATCCGCCAGAACTTCCTCCTCTACCGCAGGGAGAGGAGCATCCTCTGCGCTATAG CTACTCTGGGTTCCCCGTCCTGAATGCTGAGCTTCTGGAGCCGCTGGAGGGGCCAAACCCTTCGTCAGCGAGCATAGCCTCACGCCACAGCAGCCCGGCCAGCCCCACAGCCATCTTCAGACGCTCTAAACAG gagATCAAATCAGCCCAGAGGATGGCCAAAACCTATTCATCTATGCCTCAGATGTGGTCCAAGTGTTTGCTGCGCCACTGCTACGGCCTCTGGTTTATCTGCCTGCCAGGATTTGTGGGCAACTGCCACTCGAAGGTGCGAGCTCTGCGGACAGCTTACGATGTGCTGAGGAAGATGCAGGACAAGAAGCTGCAGGCTCCCGATGAG GTTTGCTACCGAGTGCtgctgcagttgtgtggacagTACAGCCAGCCAGTTCTGGCTGTCAGGGTGCTGTTTGAGATGAAAAAGGCTGGAGTTCAACCCAATGCTATCACCTACGGGTACTATAACAAG GCCGTGTTGGAAAGCACCTGGCCCTCCACCACCAGAGGAGGCTACTTTCTTTGGGGGAAGCTGAGGAACGTGATCCTGGGCGTGCTCCAGTTCAAGCAAGCAGGGAAGAAACAGCAGACTCTACACAGAGATCCCCAGCTTTCAG ACGGCAGTGATCTTGACACAGTCAGTCATGGCAGTTTGGACAGCGCTAATGACTCAGCTGAGCGCACCTCCATCGACACTGACTTCACGAAAATGGACTCCAGCGACGATGGATTTAGTACAG GTGGGCAATCGGACCAAGGGTACGATTCTTTGtctaaagaggaggagaggtcgTGCGGCAGAGACACTGACGGCGCGGCACTGGCGGAAGACAAAGGGCCGAGGCAGTCCA GCGGTAGCAGTAGACTGGCTTCCAGTCCATCTAGTGACACTCTTCTGTGTGGAGTTTTGCCAAAGACGGAGAGGCCCAAATCTCTAGACTTGTCCGGCGGCTCTCTGAGGCTCAACGTCCCTCTCCTCGGCTCAGCCAAGCAGCATCACCTTGCCTCCGACAGGCTACAtggagtagaggaggagggcACAGAGGCCGATAAAAAGAGACCTCGGGCGGAGAGGAGCGTCAGCTGCAGCAGTGCGGTGGAGAGGACAGGTGTTGAGGCGGGATTTGATCCCCTGTCTCAGATGGCCGCCGCAACTTCACAAGGGTGTGACCGGGACAACAGCAGCACGCCCACCGCCCGCCGCGATCTCGCTGAGGAGATCGAGTCGTACATGAATAACGGGAACAGCCCTCTGAACAGCCGCGCGCCCAGCATGGACCTGCAGAACCCCTCGAGCCCTTTGTTCCGCCCCGCCTCATCCCCTAACACGTCACCGCGCCCCTCCGCCCTGCTGCGCTCCAATACACACCTTCCACTGCTGGTCAAGTCCAAGGAGAGGCTGAGGCCGTCGCCGTCTCTTCCTCTGGGCGTCTGCGCCAAAGACAGGGAGAGGCCTCCCTCTCTGATTTCGCCGTCGTCGCCCAGCCCCTCCGCCTCATCGTTCTCTATGGACTCGCTGTTCACCCCAACCCTGGACATCTTCAGGAGCAGCGTCATATCAGCAGGGAAGGGTGTAGCGGAGAAGGCCAGCAGGCTCTACTCCCGCTTGTCTTCCCAGTCTTCATTAACACAG GATCTAAACTGCGACGGCATGAGTGTGTCCTCGCTGACCTCAGCGGAGGCGGAGTGCTCCTCGCTGCTTGATAACGACTCCTGTCTGGACCCGGATGCCTTCACCTCCCCCCAGCATGGCAGTGTGTCCCGGGTCAGAAGAAGTCCCGTCGGAACTTACGCTCCGAACCTGGGCAGCCCCAACACACCCAACAGAGTGTTCAGACACAACTCCTTCTCTG GTGGTTTGGCAATTCCCTCCAAGGCTCCTCACACTCCAGATTCCTCCCCCGACACCAGCCGCTTCCAGCCCATGCCCAGTTACACCATAGAG GTTCTGATGTCCAGCTGTTCGCTTTGTAAGACGTGCGACTGCCTGGTGTACGATGAGGAAATAATGGCAGGCTGGACGGCAAACGACTCAAACCTCAACAGCACTTGTCCGTTCTGCGGCACAGCCTTCCTGCCTTTCCTCAATGTGGAAATCAAAGACCTGAGACCGCAGAGCAG GTCTTCAAAGAAAAGTAATCCTGTTAAAGAGGAGGACACGTCTGCGCCGCTTGGTCCCGAGGCCAATACGTCTGTGGCAGACTGTGAAGCTCAATCATCTGCAGCCCCCCTGCAGAGGCAGGAGAGCAGCTCCAGCGtggctcctcctccaccctcagcCCCGGCCTCCACCTCCCCGGTGACGGTGCCCTACCTGAGCCCGCTGGTTCTgtggaaggagctggagagTCTGCTGGTGAACGAGGGTGACCAAGCGCTCTCGTCGCCAAGTGTTGTCGACCATCACCCCATCGTCTTCTGGAACCTCGTGTGGTACTTCAAGAGGCTGGAGCTGCCGAGCAACCTGCCGGCTCTCATCCTGGCCTCACAGCACTGTAGCCATGGCGACGAG ACTCCTCAGGTCGTTTCATCTGAGGACAGCAAGCAGGTGCTTGTGAGGATCATGTGGGACAACCTGAAGTTGCACCAAGACAAAGTTCAACCCTGCTACGTCCTGTGGAACACACACT GTGCCAGCTCCTTGGTTCGGTCTGGGCTGTGTGAAGAAGGCCAGCTCTTCACCGTGGAGCTCCTGCAGGGCTTTGTGAGGAGCATTAAGAAGAGTGATGTCTATCAGCCCATGAGCCAGATCATCCAGCAGCTCGGGCCCGAGTTAGGATTTAAGAGACAGAG GAGCCTCTACAGAGATTTATTGTTCCTTGCACTGGGGGCGTTGGGAAAGAACAacataaatatca ATGCTTTCGACCGGGAGTACAAGTTGGCCTATGACCGCCTCACCCCCAACCAGGTTAAACTGACACACAACTGTGACCGGCCCCCTGGAGCGGGGGTCATGGAGTGCAGGAAGACTTTCGGAGAGCCCAGCTTGTGA
- the dennd4a gene encoding C-myc promoter-binding protein isoform X1 — protein sequence MMEDKGPRVADYFVVAGLTDSSKPLEEDLHFDDAGPKSVKPKAPITDVAVVIRSLGEEVPPGFTCVESTPSGLSAELNGASLRGPQIFLCFKRGRDKPPLTDLGILYEWKEKLKPGCHIVQTTPSGRPANISSSSSQRIYITYRRAPKSQPHTSLAVTDVCIIIPGKGETPPHTFCKVDKNLNSSMWGSSVYLCYKKSLAKANAIAYKAGLLCRYPEEDYESFPLPESVPMFCLPMGAMIECWPAHTKHSLPVFSTFVLTGASGEKVYGAAIQFYEPYSEENLSERQRSQLGLPSSDLGPDGTRSVYSNKSICLLSHWPFFQSFRSFLTFLYRYSISGPHALPIEKHISHFMQNVPFPSTQRPRILVQLSPHDSLILSQPVSSPLPLSGGSLSTLLLNLGPKNAATLLVLAVTEHKILVHSLRPAVLTSVTEALVSMIFPFHWPCPYIPLCPLALADVLSAPCPFIVGMDSRYFDLYVPPTDISCVDLDTNTISHKDDKKALTWKILPRRACKHLLNTLNKLHQQLTEGGQLSREDVQMDHTVTDSELDSGKSLHTLELEIQEAFLRFMAAILRGYRSYLLPITQAPSEKTTDASSLFDIQGFLKSRDRSHQRFYSLMTKTQMFSRFIEECSFVSDKDASLAFFDECVDKLFTTGNKMDSERPEDARLIELDESHRSEHTVYINPPELPPLPQGEEHPLRYSYSGFPVLNAELLEPLEGPNPSSASIASRHSSPASPTAIFRRSKQEIKSAQRMAKTYSSMPQMWSKCLLRHCYGLWFICLPGFVGNCHSKVRALRTAYDVLRKMQDKKLQAPDEVCYRVLLQLCGQYSQPVLAVRVLFEMKKAGVQPNAITYGYYNKAVLESTWPSTTRGGYFLWGKLRNVILGVLQFKQAGKKQQTLHRDPQLSDGSDLDTVSHGSLDSANDSAERTSIDTDFTKMDSSDDGFSTGGQSDQGYDSLSKEEERSCGRDTDGAALAEDKGPRQSSGSSRLASSPSSDTLLCGVLPKTERPKSLDLSGGSLRLNVPLLGSAKQHHLASDRLHGVEEEGTEADKKRPRAERSVSCSSAVERTGVEAGFDPLSQMAAATSQGCDRDNSSTPTARRDLAEEIESYMNNGNSPLNSRAPSMDLQNPSSPLFRPASSPNTSPRPSALLRSNTHLPLLVKSKERLRPSPSLPLGVCAKDRERPPSLISPSSPSPSASSFSMDSLFTPTLDIFRSSVISAGKGVAEKASRLYSRLSSQSSLTQDLNCDGMSVSSLTSAEAECSSLLDNDSCLDPDAFTSPQHGSVSRVRRSPVGTYAPNLGSPNTPNRVFRHNSFSGGLAIPSKAPHTPDSSPDTSRFQPMPSYTIEVLMSSCSLCKTCDCLVYDEEIMAGWTANDSNLNSTCPFCGTAFLPFLNVEIKDLRPQSRSSKKSNPVKEEDTSAPLGPEANTSVADCEAQSSAAPLQRQESSSSVAPPPPSAPASTSPVTVPYLSPLVLWKELESLLVNEGDQALSSPSVVDHHPIVFWNLVWYFKRLELPSNLPALILASQHCSHGDETPQVVSSEDSKQVLVRIMWDNLKLHQDKVQPCYVLWNTHCASSLVRSGLCEEGQLFTVELLQGFVRSIKKSDVYQPMSQIIQQLGPELGFKRQRSLYRDLLFLALGALGKNNININAFDREYKLAYDRLTPNQVKLTHNCDRPPGAGVMECRKTFGEPSL from the exons ATGATGGAGGATAAAGGGCCTCGTGTAGCCGACTACTTTGTGGTTGCCGGCCTCACCGACTCATCCAAGCCCCTTGAGGAGGATCTGCACTTTGATGATGCCGGCCCCAAGTCAGTGAAACCCAAAGCCCCCATCACCGACGTTGCTGTGGTGATCCGCTCCCTTGGTGAAGAGGTGCCCCCGGGCTTCACTTGCGTGGAAAGCACCCCCTCTGGCCTCTCCGCCGAGCTCAATGGAGCCAGCCTCAGAGGCCCACAGATCTTCTTGTGCTTCAAGCGAGGCAGAGATAAGCCTCCGCTGACGGATCTTGG GATCCTGTATGAGTGGAAAGAGAAGCTGAAGCCTGGATGTCACATCGTCCAGACCACACCCTCAGGTCGCCCTGCCAACATCAGCAGCTCGTCCTCCCAACGCATCTACATCACCTACCGCCGCGCTCCAAAGAGCCAGCCCCACACTTCGCTGGCTGTCACTGATGTCTGCATCATCATTCCCGGCAAGGGGGAGACGCCCCCTCACACTTTCTGCAAGGTGGACAAGAACCTCAACAGCAGCATG TGGGGATCCTCAGTCTACCTTTGTTATAAGAAGTCTCTGGCTAAAGCCAACGCCATTGCCTACAAAGCAG GTCTGTTGTGTCGTTATCCCGAAGAGGACTACGAGTCCTTCCCGCTGCCTGAGTCAGTGCCTATGTTCTGCCTGCCCATGGGCGCAATGATCGAGTGCTGGCCAGCGCACACCAAACACTCCCTGCcagttttttccacatttgtacTAACGGGGGCCTCTGGAGAAAAG GTGTATGGAGCAGCCATCCAGTTCTATGAGCCCTACTCAGAGGAGAACCTGTCTGAGCGCCAGCGCTCGCAGCTCGGCCTGCCAAGCTCTGATCTCGGACCCGATGGGACGAGAAGTGTTTACAGCAACAAGAGTATCTGCCTACTCTCCCACTGGCCCTTCTTCCAGTCCTTCAGGAGCTTTCTGACTTTCCTCTACCGATACTCCATCTCTGGACCACATGCACTGCCAATTGAAAA GCACATCTCTCACTTCATGCAAAATGTGCCGTTTCCCTCCACTCAGAGACCCCGCATCCTGGTGCAG CTGTCTCCGCATGACAGCCTGATCCTGAGCCAACCTGTGTCCTCTCCACTGCCTCTTAG CGGCGGGAGCCTCTCGACGTTACTGCTGAACCTGGGCCCAAAAAATGCAGCCACCCTGCTCGTTTTGGCTGTCACAGAGCACAAGATCCTAGTTCATTCCCTGCGTCCAGCTGTACTCACCAGTGTTACTGAGGCCCTCGTGTCT ATGATCTTTCCTTTCCATTGGCCGTGTCCCTACATCCCTCTGTGCCCACTGGCTTTGGCAGATGTGCTAAGTGCACCGTGTCCTTTCATCGTGGGCATGGATTCCAGATACTTTGACCTTTATGTGCCACCAACTGACATCAGCTGCGTGGATCTGGACACCAACACCATCTCGCA CAAGGACGACAAGAAGGCTTTAACGTGGAAAATCCTGCCCAGGAGAGCCTGCAAACATCTTCTCAATACCCTGAATAAGCTCCATCAGCAGCTCACAGAAG GTGGACAGTTAAGCCGTGAAGACGTGCAGATGGACCACACGGTGACTGACAGCGAGCTTGACAGTGGAAAAAGCCTCCACACTCTAGAGCTGGAGATTCAGGAGGCCTTCCTGCGGTTCATGGCAGCCATCCTACGAGGCTACCGCTCTTACCTGCTGCCCATCACCCAAGCACCGTCCGAGAAGACCACCGATGCCAGCTCTCTTTTTGACATCCAAG GTTTTCTGAAGAGCAGGGACCGCTCCCATCAGAGGTTTTATTCCCTCATGACCAAGACGCAAATGTTCAGCCGTTTCATAGAGGAGTGCTCCTTTGTCAGCGATAAAGACGCCAGCCTGGCTTTCTTTGATGAGTGCGTGGATAAG TTATTCACCACTGGGAACAAG ATGGACAGCGAGCGGCCAGAGGACGCCAGACTAATTGAACTGGATGAATCCCACCGCAGTGAGCACACGGTCTACATCAATCCGCCAGAACTTCCTCCTCTACCGCAGGGAGAGGAGCATCCTCTGCGCTATAG CTACTCTGGGTTCCCCGTCCTGAATGCTGAGCTTCTGGAGCCGCTGGAGGGGCCAAACCCTTCGTCAGCGAGCATAGCCTCACGCCACAGCAGCCCGGCCAGCCCCACAGCCATCTTCAGACGCTCTAAACAG gagATCAAATCAGCCCAGAGGATGGCCAAAACCTATTCATCTATGCCTCAGATGTGGTCCAAGTGTTTGCTGCGCCACTGCTACGGCCTCTGGTTTATCTGCCTGCCAGGATTTGTGGGCAACTGCCACTCGAAGGTGCGAGCTCTGCGGACAGCTTACGATGTGCTGAGGAAGATGCAGGACAAGAAGCTGCAGGCTCCCGATGAG GTTTGCTACCGAGTGCtgctgcagttgtgtggacagTACAGCCAGCCAGTTCTGGCTGTCAGGGTGCTGTTTGAGATGAAAAAGGCTGGAGTTCAACCCAATGCTATCACCTACGGGTACTATAACAAG GCCGTGTTGGAAAGCACCTGGCCCTCCACCACCAGAGGAGGCTACTTTCTTTGGGGGAAGCTGAGGAACGTGATCCTGGGCGTGCTCCAGTTCAAGCAAGCAGGGAAGAAACAGCAGACTCTACACAGAGATCCCCAGCTTTCAG ACGGCAGTGATCTTGACACAGTCAGTCATGGCAGTTTGGACAGCGCTAATGACTCAGCTGAGCGCACCTCCATCGACACTGACTTCACGAAAATGGACTCCAGCGACGATGGATTTAGTACAG GTGGGCAATCGGACCAAGGGTACGATTCTTTGtctaaagaggaggagaggtcgTGCGGCAGAGACACTGACGGCGCGGCACTGGCGGAAGACAAAGGGCCGAGGCAGTCCA GCGGTAGCAGTAGACTGGCTTCCAGTCCATCTAGTGACACTCTTCTGTGTGGAGTTTTGCCAAAGACGGAGAGGCCCAAATCTCTAGACTTGTCCGGCGGCTCTCTGAGGCTCAACGTCCCTCTCCTCGGCTCAGCCAAGCAGCATCACCTTGCCTCCGACAGGCTACAtggagtagaggaggagggcACAGAGGCCGATAAAAAGAGACCTCGGGCGGAGAGGAGCGTCAGCTGCAGCAGTGCGGTGGAGAGGACAGGTGTTGAGGCGGGATTTGATCCCCTGTCTCAGATGGCCGCCGCAACTTCACAAGGGTGTGACCGGGACAACAGCAGCACGCCCACCGCCCGCCGCGATCTCGCTGAGGAGATCGAGTCGTACATGAATAACGGGAACAGCCCTCTGAACAGCCGCGCGCCCAGCATGGACCTGCAGAACCCCTCGAGCCCTTTGTTCCGCCCCGCCTCATCCCCTAACACGTCACCGCGCCCCTCCGCCCTGCTGCGCTCCAATACACACCTTCCACTGCTGGTCAAGTCCAAGGAGAGGCTGAGGCCGTCGCCGTCTCTTCCTCTGGGCGTCTGCGCCAAAGACAGGGAGAGGCCTCCCTCTCTGATTTCGCCGTCGTCGCCCAGCCCCTCCGCCTCATCGTTCTCTATGGACTCGCTGTTCACCCCAACCCTGGACATCTTCAGGAGCAGCGTCATATCAGCAGGGAAGGGTGTAGCGGAGAAGGCCAGCAGGCTCTACTCCCGCTTGTCTTCCCAGTCTTCATTAACACAG GATCTAAACTGCGACGGCATGAGTGTGTCCTCGCTGACCTCAGCGGAGGCGGAGTGCTCCTCGCTGCTTGATAACGACTCCTGTCTGGACCCGGATGCCTTCACCTCCCCCCAGCATGGCAGTGTGTCCCGGGTCAGAAGAAGTCCCGTCGGAACTTACGCTCCGAACCTGGGCAGCCCCAACACACCCAACAGAGTGTTCAGACACAACTCCTTCTCTG GTGGTTTGGCAATTCCCTCCAAGGCTCCTCACACTCCAGATTCCTCCCCCGACACCAGCCGCTTCCAGCCCATGCCCAGTTACACCATAGAG GTTCTGATGTCCAGCTGTTCGCTTTGTAAGACGTGCGACTGCCTGGTGTACGATGAGGAAATAATGGCAGGCTGGACGGCAAACGACTCAAACCTCAACAGCACTTGTCCGTTCTGCGGCACAGCCTTCCTGCCTTTCCTCAATGTGGAAATCAAAGACCTGAGACCGCAGAGCAG GTCTTCAAAGAAAAGTAATCCTGTTAAAGAGGAGGACACGTCTGCGCCGCTTGGTCCCGAGGCCAATACGTCTGTGGCAGACTGTGAAGCTCAATCATCTGCAGCCCCCCTGCAGAGGCAGGAGAGCAGCTCCAGCGtggctcctcctccaccctcagcCCCGGCCTCCACCTCCCCGGTGACGGTGCCCTACCTGAGCCCGCTGGTTCTgtggaaggagctggagagTCTGCTGGTGAACGAGGGTGACCAAGCGCTCTCGTCGCCAAGTGTTGTCGACCATCACCCCATCGTCTTCTGGAACCTCGTGTGGTACTTCAAGAGGCTGGAGCTGCCGAGCAACCTGCCGGCTCTCATCCTGGCCTCACAGCACTGTAGCCATGGCGACGAG ACTCCTCAGGTCGTTTCATCTGAGGACAGCAAGCAGGTGCTTGTGAGGATCATGTGGGACAACCTGAAGTTGCACCAAGACAAAGTTCAACCCTGCTACGTCCTGTGGAACACACACT GTGCCAGCTCCTTGGTTCGGTCTGGGCTGTGTGAAGAAGGCCAGCTCTTCACCGTGGAGCTCCTGCAGGGCTTTGTGAGGAGCATTAAGAAGAGTGATGTCTATCAGCCCATGAGCCAGATCATCCAGCAGCTCGGGCCCGAGTTAGGATTTAAGAGACAGAG GAGCCTCTACAGAGATTTATTGTTCCTTGCACTGGGGGCGTTGGGAAAGAACAacataaatatca ATGCTTTCGACCGGGAGTACAAGTTGGCCTATGACCGCCTCACCCCCAACCAGGTTAAACTGACACACAACTGTGACCGGCCCCCTGGAGCGGGGGTCATGGAGTGCAGGAAGACTTTCGGAGAGCCCAGCTTGTGA